Proteins encoded within one genomic window of Parolsenella massiliensis:
- a CDS encoding ABC transporter ATP-binding protein → MLRLARYLKGYGKECALAPLFKCLEAAFQILVPLVMASVVDDGIANANKAHIAICAAILVAMGVVGWVCAATAQYFSAKLGAGFGTALRDDLFAHVMSLSRQDVDELGASTLMTRLTNDTNQVQDGVNLFFRLVLRCPIAILGSIGAAWLVDGGEGVLFVIVSAIVFLLVWLVMRVAVKGYRAVQHGLDGTLLSTKEQLEGVRVLRAFGREQDERDEFKGKLDDLWGRQVHVGDVAAFLNPLTYATVNLGLVAVLYAGGVSIELGSMTQGALVAIVNYMSQMLVELLKLANLVNTLSKAEACAKRVNEVFDRTPAMADGTLDARGLPGSIELRNVTFAYPGASAPALADVSLSVAPGEVLGVIGGTGSGKSTLASLLMRFYDPTEGIVALGGHDVRELTLTSLHRLVALVDQSSTLFAGTVESNLRLANENAPAEQLASCIEIAQAQDVVAAKGGLEGTIEQLGRNLSGGQRQRLSIARTLARAPRILILDDASSALDLATDARLRHALATRCPGVTQVVISQRVSAIRHADKIVVLEAGHVAGIGTHAELMRTCAVYQEICDSQLEKEASHE, encoded by the coding sequence ATGCTCAGGCTCGCAAGGTACCTCAAGGGATATGGCAAGGAATGCGCCCTGGCCCCGTTGTTCAAGTGTCTCGAGGCGGCGTTTCAGATTCTCGTCCCGCTCGTCATGGCCAGCGTCGTTGACGACGGCATCGCAAACGCCAACAAGGCCCACATCGCGATTTGCGCGGCCATTCTCGTGGCCATGGGGGTCGTTGGCTGGGTCTGCGCCGCCACGGCCCAGTACTTCTCGGCCAAGCTCGGCGCGGGCTTTGGCACGGCCCTCAGGGATGACCTGTTTGCCCACGTCATGAGCCTCTCCCGCCAGGACGTAGACGAGCTCGGCGCCTCAACGCTCATGACGAGGCTCACGAACGACACGAACCAGGTGCAGGACGGCGTGAACCTCTTCTTCAGGCTCGTTCTTCGCTGCCCCATCGCGATTCTCGGGTCCATTGGCGCGGCCTGGCTCGTCGATGGGGGAGAGGGCGTGCTGTTCGTCATCGTCTCGGCCATCGTCTTTCTGCTCGTCTGGCTCGTCATGCGCGTGGCGGTGAAAGGATATAGGGCCGTCCAGCACGGACTCGACGGCACCCTGCTCTCTACCAAGGAGCAGCTCGAGGGCGTCCGCGTGCTTCGCGCCTTTGGCCGCGAGCAGGACGAGCGTGACGAATTCAAAGGAAAGCTCGATGACCTGTGGGGTCGCCAGGTCCATGTGGGTGACGTCGCCGCATTCCTGAACCCGCTCACCTATGCCACCGTGAACCTTGGCCTCGTCGCCGTGCTCTATGCGGGAGGCGTGTCCATCGAGCTTGGCTCCATGACCCAGGGTGCGCTCGTGGCCATCGTGAACTACATGAGCCAGATGCTCGTGGAGCTTCTCAAGCTCGCAAACCTCGTGAACACCCTCTCCAAGGCCGAGGCGTGCGCCAAGCGCGTGAACGAGGTCTTCGACCGCACGCCCGCGATGGCAGACGGCACGCTTGACGCCCGGGGCCTGCCCGGCTCCATAGAGCTAAGGAACGTCACCTTTGCCTATCCCGGCGCCTCGGCACCCGCGCTCGCGGACGTGAGCCTGTCCGTGGCGCCTGGCGAGGTGCTGGGCGTCATCGGGGGAACGGGCTCGGGTAAGTCCACGCTCGCAAGCCTCCTCATGCGCTTCTACGACCCAACCGAGGGCATCGTGGCGCTCGGCGGCCACGACGTGCGCGAGCTTACCCTCACATCGCTCCATAGGCTCGTGGCACTCGTTGACCAAAGCTCCACGCTGTTCGCGGGCACGGTCGAGTCCAACCTGAGGCTCGCAAACGAGAATGCCCCCGCGGAGCAGCTGGCAAGCTGCATCGAGATCGCCCAGGCGCAGGACGTCGTTGCCGCAAAGGGAGGGCTCGAGGGAACCATCGAGCAGCTGGGCAGAAACCTCTCCGGCGGCCAGCGGCAGAGGCTCTCGATCGCTCGTACCCTCGCCAGGGCGCCTCGGATCCTCATCCTGGACGACGCGAGCTCGGCGCTTGACCTCGCGACGGATGCCCGGCTTCGCCACGCCCTTGCCACGAGGTGCCCGGGCGTCACGCAGGTGGTCATCTCCCAGCGCGTCTCGGCCATACGCCATGCAGACAAGATCGTCGTCCTCGAGGCCGGGCACGTCGCGGGAATCGGCACCCATGCAGAGCTCATGAGGACGTGCGCCGTGTACCAGGAGATCTGCGACTCCCAGCTCGAGAAGGAGGCCAGCCATGAGTAA
- a CDS encoding deoxyribonuclease IV — protein sequence MLAIGCHISSAGGFEAMGKRALSLGATTFAYFTRNPRGGSAKKADPADAKALVELMGQNGFGRLVAHAPYTMNLCSAKPDVRDFARRAMTEDLQTMELVAGTYYNFHPGSHVGQGVQEGIRLIADGLNACLEPGQSTCVLLETMAGKGTEVGRTFEELAQIIELVDHDECLGVCLDTCHVSDAGYDISASLDDVLCEFDRALGLTRLKALHLNDSKNPVGSHKDRHERLGLGHLGLDCFAAIVRDERTKNLPMILETPNEPQGYAAEIAALRALADGADTTMTMASLATARDE from the coding sequence GTGCTAGCCATCGGATGTCACATCTCGAGCGCCGGCGGCTTTGAGGCCATGGGCAAGCGAGCCCTGTCCCTGGGCGCCACGACGTTTGCCTACTTCACGAGAAACCCGCGCGGCGGAAGTGCCAAGAAGGCAGATCCGGCAGACGCCAAGGCCCTCGTCGAGCTCATGGGGCAAAACGGCTTCGGGCGCCTCGTAGCCCATGCCCCCTACACGATGAACCTCTGCTCGGCCAAGCCCGACGTTCGAGACTTCGCGCGCCGCGCCATGACAGAGGATCTCCAGACCATGGAGCTCGTTGCCGGCACCTACTACAACTTCCATCCCGGGTCTCACGTGGGGCAAGGCGTGCAGGAGGGCATCCGCCTCATCGCAGACGGCCTCAACGCGTGCCTCGAGCCAGGGCAATCCACCTGCGTGCTGCTCGAGACCATGGCAGGCAAGGGCACCGAGGTGGGCCGCACCTTCGAGGAGCTCGCCCAGATCATCGAGCTCGTTGACCACGACGAGTGCCTTGGCGTCTGCCTCGACACATGCCATGTGAGCGACGCCGGCTATGACATTTCGGCAAGTCTCGACGACGTGCTCTGCGAGTTCGACCGCGCGCTCGGGCTCACGCGGCTCAAGGCCCTGCACCTCAACGACTCCAAGAATCCCGTGGGCTCCCACAAGGACCGCCACGAGCGCCTGGGGCTCGGCCATCTCGGCCTCGATTGCTTTGCGGCCATCGTGCGAGACGAGCGCACGAAAAACCTCCCGATGATCCTCGAGACGCCCAACGAGCCGCAGGGCTACGCCGCAGAGATCGCCGCCCTGCGAGCGCTCGCGGACGGGGCAGACACAACCATGACGATGGCTTCGCTCGCGACTGCGAGAGACGAGTAG
- the coaBC gene encoding bifunctional phosphopantothenoylcysteine decarboxylase/phosphopantothenate--cysteine ligase CoaBC: MPEMLVDGHPARVALFVSGGIAAYKACEVLRGLQKQGCEVRVCMTRHATELVGPKTFEALSGHHVTLDLFCDECSPIPHIELAEWADLALVCPATANVIAKMAHGIADDAVSTTLLACSCPVVVAPAMNVHMWENLATVANVETLKNRNYLVVGPENGRLACGESGIGKLAPVDQIVSATLYRLRARGDLSGKRVVITAGPTHEPVDPVRYLSNASSGKMGYAIAAAAAAHGAHVTLVSGPVSLPEPAGVGVVHVTTAAQMLEATQDAFATADAAILAAAVSDYRPEQAADHKLKKAAEPLDKISLAENPDILATLSQSRGDRVVIGFAAETNDVLENARKKLASKGCDLIVANDVSRADSTFGSDTNRVTLVSPHDEVELDCLPKEEVAEAIIERLHEMLEPSEPAGEVAEADQTLLMPRTGAEC, from the coding sequence ATGCCAGAGATGCTCGTTGACGGCCACCCCGCCCGCGTGGCCTTGTTTGTTTCTGGTGGAATCGCCGCCTACAAGGCCTGCGAGGTCCTTCGCGGGCTGCAGAAGCAGGGCTGCGAGGTCCGCGTCTGCATGACGCGCCACGCAACCGAGCTCGTGGGCCCCAAGACCTTCGAGGCCCTCTCAGGCCATCACGTGACGCTCGACCTGTTCTGCGACGAGTGCTCGCCCATTCCACACATCGAGCTCGCCGAGTGGGCCGACCTCGCACTCGTGTGCCCGGCCACGGCCAACGTCATCGCCAAGATGGCTCACGGCATCGCCGATGACGCCGTGAGCACCACCCTGCTTGCGTGCTCCTGCCCCGTCGTCGTGGCGCCCGCCATGAACGTGCACATGTGGGAGAACCTTGCCACGGTCGCGAACGTCGAGACGCTCAAGAACCGCAACTACCTCGTCGTAGGCCCCGAGAACGGAAGGCTTGCCTGCGGCGAGTCGGGCATCGGCAAGCTGGCCCCGGTGGACCAGATCGTCTCGGCCACGCTCTATCGCCTGCGTGCCCGCGGAGACCTCTCCGGCAAGCGCGTGGTCATCACGGCTGGCCCCACGCATGAGCCGGTGGACCCCGTGCGCTACCTCTCCAACGCCTCCTCGGGCAAGATGGGGTATGCCATCGCCGCGGCGGCAGCCGCGCACGGCGCGCACGTGACGCTCGTCTCCGGCCCCGTCTCGCTTCCCGAGCCAGCCGGCGTGGGCGTGGTCCACGTCACCACGGCAGCTCAGATGCTCGAGGCCACGCAGGACGCCTTCGCCACGGCAGACGCGGCGATTCTTGCGGCCGCGGTTTCCGACTACCGACCCGAGCAGGCCGCCGACCACAAGCTCAAGAAGGCCGCCGAGCCCCTCGACAAGATCTCGCTCGCCGAGAACCCCGACATTCTCGCCACGCTCTCCCAGAGCAGGGGAGACCGCGTCGTCATCGGCTTTGCCGCCGAGACGAACGACGTGCTCGAGAACGCCCGCAAGAAGCTCGCGAGCAAGGGTTGCGACCTCATCGTCGCAAACGACGTCTCCCGCGCAGACTCCACGTTTGGCTCCGACACCAACCGCGTGACGCTCGTGAGCCCCCATGACGAGGTCGAGCTCGACTGCCTTCCCAAGGAGGAGGTCGCCGAGGCAATCATCGAGCGCCTCCACGAGATGCTCGAGCCCAGTGAGCCGGCCGGCGAGGTGGCCGAGGCGGACCAGACGCTGCTCATGCCGAGGACGGGTGCCGAGTGCTAG
- a CDS encoding ABC-F family ATP-binding cassette domain-containing protein has product MGILIGCEHLGHEWPGKPVLDDVTIGVNEGDRIGIVGKNGDGKSTLLQLIAHTLEPDRGSVTWRGGISVGMLGQSDDLDNDQPVSHEVVGDIPEYEWASNPETRRNIAELIGDVDWNAKVGTLSGGQRRRVDLTRLLIGTYDVLLLDEPTNHLDMGAITWLAGHLRHRWQRGAGAMLVITHDRWFLDETCESMWEVHDRVVEPFEGGYSAYIQQRAERERMAQATEERRQNILRKELAWLSRGAQARSSKPKFRIEAARALVADVPPMRNPLELKRLAVSRLGKQVFELKGATVAYDGRPVLGPLDWLIGPGDRYGILGENGAGKTTLLRLLDGKLAPTSGRVKIGKSVKLGILSQHIDLLADKLDWRVRELLGTYKRSYVIGGKEYTPTKLLESLGFDKNELDTPIADLSGGQSRRLALMCVLLDEPNVLILDEPGNDLDTDMLAVMEDLLDTWPGTLLLVSHDRYLMERVTDDQYALIDGHLRHVPGGVDEYLGLIGNRHGDGNVSGKGPAPKAPVTGSAQSAPASAQASKSGLSSSEEWRLKKQVASLERKMETQRGRIEELELAMTKVDQTDYVALEKAQADVDAAKQALDELEAEWLELEETLEG; this is encoded by the coding sequence GTGGGTATTCTCATAGGATGCGAACACCTGGGCCACGAGTGGCCGGGCAAGCCCGTGCTGGACGACGTCACGATCGGCGTGAACGAAGGTGACCGCATCGGCATCGTGGGCAAGAACGGCGACGGAAAGTCCACGCTGCTCCAGCTCATCGCACACACGCTCGAGCCAGACCGGGGATCGGTCACCTGGAGGGGCGGCATCTCGGTAGGCATGCTCGGCCAGTCGGACGACCTGGATAACGACCAGCCCGTGAGCCATGAGGTCGTGGGCGACATCCCCGAGTACGAGTGGGCCTCGAACCCCGAGACGCGCCGCAACATCGCCGAGCTCATCGGCGATGTTGACTGGAACGCTAAGGTGGGCACGCTCTCCGGCGGCCAGCGCCGTCGCGTGGACCTCACGAGGCTGCTCATTGGCACCTACGACGTGCTTCTGCTCGACGAGCCCACGAACCACCTCGACATGGGTGCCATCACCTGGCTCGCCGGTCACCTTCGCCACCGCTGGCAGAGGGGTGCCGGGGCCATGCTCGTCATCACACACGACCGATGGTTCCTCGACGAGACGTGCGAGAGTATGTGGGAGGTCCACGACCGCGTGGTCGAGCCGTTCGAGGGCGGCTACTCCGCCTACATCCAGCAGCGAGCTGAGCGCGAGCGCATGGCGCAGGCCACCGAGGAGCGCCGCCAGAACATCCTTCGCAAGGAGCTGGCCTGGCTCTCCCGCGGCGCCCAGGCGCGCTCGAGCAAGCCGAAGTTCCGCATCGAGGCGGCGCGAGCCCTCGTGGCAGACGTTCCGCCCATGAGAAACCCGCTCGAGCTCAAGCGCCTGGCCGTGAGCAGGCTCGGCAAGCAGGTCTTCGAGCTCAAGGGAGCAACCGTGGCCTATGACGGTCGCCCGGTCCTCGGTCCCCTCGACTGGCTCATCGGCCCGGGCGACCGCTACGGCATCCTCGGCGAGAACGGCGCGGGCAAGACCACGTTGCTTCGCCTCCTCGACGGAAAGCTCGCCCCCACGAGCGGGCGCGTCAAGATCGGCAAGTCGGTGAAGCTCGGCATCCTGTCGCAGCACATCGACCTTCTCGCCGACAAGCTCGACTGGCGCGTGCGAGAGCTTCTCGGCACGTACAAGAGGAGCTACGTCATCGGCGGCAAGGAGTACACGCCCACGAAGCTGCTCGAGAGTCTCGGGTTCGACAAGAACGAGCTCGACACGCCCATCGCCGACCTCTCCGGAGGCCAGTCGAGAAGGCTCGCCCTCATGTGCGTGCTGCTCGACGAGCCAAACGTCCTCATCCTCGATGAGCCCGGCAACGACCTGGACACCGACATGCTCGCCGTCATGGAGGACCTGCTCGACACGTGGCCGGGAACGCTGCTGCTCGTCTCGCACGACCGCTACCTCATGGAGCGCGTGACCGATGACCAGTACGCGCTCATCGACGGCCACCTTCGCCACGTCCCCGGCGGCGTCGACGAGTACCTCGGGCTCATCGGCAACCGCCATGGCGACGGCAACGTCTCGGGCAAGGGCCCGGCTCCCAAGGCACCCGTCACCGGGTCTGCGCAAAGCGCACCAGCCTCGGCCCAGGCCTCCAAGTCTGGCCTCTCGAGCTCGGAGGAGTGGCGCCTGAAGAAGCAGGTCGCGAGCCTCGAGCGCAAGATGGAGACGCAGCGCGGCCGCATCGAGGAGCTCGAGCTTGCCATGACCAAGGTCGACCAGACAGACTACGTGGCGCTCGAGAAGGCCCAGGCAGACGTCGACGCCGCAAAGCAGGCACTCGATGAACTCGAGGCCGAGTGGCTTGAGCTCGAGGAGACCCTCGAGGGGTAA
- a CDS encoding DegV family protein codes for MGAICRVMADSTCDFTPEMARELDVKILPFHYVEAGKPDGGLSGDDDLFQSRSAHEFYDAIRHGAMPMTSQPSQLEYDEAFQQAYESGVPTVLFCISSGLSGGYEGACTSLERLKEEHPGEEIRIYVVDALVASTPLTLLVQEACRKRDEGLNAEQLVAWAEEARYNLHTIFMVDNLDALHRGGRLPKGVAVIGDALDVKALLHFNLDGTLGIRGVARGRKKGLRKIVDFFEKTRELEPYGHVACVGDADAPEDGYAIASELHEFDPELDITRPTIGPTIGSHVGPGMVSCCFWGKDRRTDKQITRVKGVRSAK; via the coding sequence ATGGGTGCAATCTGCAGGGTCATGGCGGACTCCACGTGTGACTTCACGCCAGAGATGGCGCGCGAGCTCGATGTGAAGATCCTTCCGTTTCACTACGTCGAGGCAGGCAAGCCCGACGGCGGCCTGTCCGGGGACGACGACCTGTTCCAGTCCAGGTCTGCCCACGAGTTCTACGACGCCATTCGCCACGGTGCCATGCCCATGACGTCGCAGCCCTCCCAGCTTGAGTATGACGAGGCCTTCCAGCAGGCCTACGAGAGCGGCGTGCCCACGGTCCTGTTCTGCATCTCGAGCGGACTTTCCGGCGGCTACGAGGGAGCCTGCACGTCTCTGGAGCGCCTGAAGGAGGAGCACCCCGGCGAGGAGATCAGGATCTACGTCGTCGACGCGCTCGTGGCCTCAACGCCCCTCACGCTGCTCGTCCAGGAGGCTTGCCGCAAGAGGGACGAGGGCCTCAACGCCGAGCAGCTCGTTGCCTGGGCCGAGGAGGCGCGCTACAACCTGCACACGATCTTCATGGTCGACAACCTCGACGCACTGCACCGTGGCGGCCGCCTGCCCAAGGGAGTTGCCGTCATCGGTGACGCCCTCGACGTGAAGGCGCTGCTGCACTTCAACCTCGACGGAACCCTCGGCATTCGCGGCGTGGCGCGCGGTCGCAAGAAGGGCCTGCGTAAGATCGTCGACTTCTTCGAGAAGACGCGCGAGCTCGAGCCCTACGGGCATGTTGCCTGCGTGGGCGACGCAGACGCCCCCGAGGACGGCTATGCCATCGCCTCCGAGCTCCACGAGTTCGACCCCGAACTCGACATCACCAGGCCCACGATCGGTCCAACCATCGGCTCCCACGTGGGGCCCGGCATGGTCTCATGCTGCTTCTGGGGCAAGGACAGGCGCACCGACAAGCAGATCACCCGCGTGAAGGGCGTACGCTCGGCAAAGTAG
- a CDS encoding zinc ribbon domain-containing protein: MSEASELLRLQEIDLELMRTKKTAEALPQRQKVAAARAAAKKVAGELTKIVGQRKDLEIELADLDDSKRFFSEKVTEIQDGTYNQDFRSAQDMEYNLATLAKKIEKCDYDTEHLLPRLETVERAEKNARALAEKLEREEAAQVASFKQAMDKITEQVKALASERERIVADLPASIVTSYEAARKRFGGVAVETLVGNRPSACRVALQPSSFTDIRRSGAEVTTCPYCKRILVVTNEEA, translated from the coding sequence ATGTCTGAGGCATCCGAGCTGCTGAGGCTGCAGGAGATTGACCTAGAGCTCATGAGGACCAAGAAGACCGCAGAGGCGCTGCCGCAGCGCCAGAAGGTTGCCGCGGCCCGCGCCGCCGCCAAGAAGGTCGCCGGCGAGCTCACCAAGATCGTGGGGCAGCGCAAGGACCTGGAGATCGAGCTCGCAGACCTCGATGACTCCAAGCGCTTCTTCTCCGAGAAGGTCACCGAGATCCAGGATGGCACCTACAACCAGGACTTCCGCTCCGCCCAGGACATGGAGTACAACCTGGCTACGCTGGCCAAGAAGATCGAGAAGTGCGACTACGACACCGAGCACCTGCTTCCCAGGCTCGAGACCGTCGAGCGTGCCGAGAAGAACGCTCGCGCGCTCGCCGAGAAGCTCGAGCGCGAGGAGGCCGCCCAGGTTGCCTCGTTCAAGCAGGCCATGGACAAGATCACCGAGCAGGTGAAGGCGCTCGCCTCCGAGCGCGAGCGAATCGTGGCAGACCTCCCTGCCAGCATCGTCACGAGCTACGAGGCCGCGCGCAAGCGCTTTGGCGGCGTCGCTGTCGAGACGCTCGTGGGCAACCGTCCCTCCGCCTGCCGCGTGGCTCTTCAGCCCAGCTCCTTCACTGACATCCGTCGCAGCGGCGCAGAGGTCACGACGTGCCCGTACTGCAAGCGAATCCTCGTCGTCACCAACGAGGAGGCGTAA
- a CDS encoding Nif3-like dinuclear metal center hexameric protein: protein MLVGDLEALMFERFPRERAEAWDRPGLTVGDPRAEVVAVACALDPTPTNVRASAALGANVLLTHHPAFLDPPALLTPEPATSSQAGAAAFEAARLGVSLVAMHTNLDKSEEALGLAASLLKLSRTGRLVEPDGYGALLDAQGLSLGELADRAAAAFSCTPVVWGSESRRLGRVAFCSGSLGSLGSFAVSQGVDCVIAGEAGYHRTLELSEQGVAAILVGHDASELPYVGLLAQVVRDARPDTRIHILDEGLRWHAHVTEGGSHV, encoded by the coding sequence GTGCTGGTAGGCGATCTTGAGGCGCTTATGTTCGAGCGCTTTCCACGAGAGCGGGCAGAAGCGTGGGACAGGCCCGGCCTCACCGTGGGCGATCCGCGCGCCGAGGTCGTGGCCGTGGCCTGCGCGCTCGATCCTACGCCCACAAACGTGAGAGCCTCCGCGGCACTTGGGGCGAACGTACTGCTCACGCACCATCCCGCGTTCCTGGATCCTCCGGCCCTGCTCACGCCAGAGCCTGCGACGAGCTCCCAGGCCGGCGCCGCCGCCTTCGAGGCCGCGAGGCTCGGCGTGTCGCTTGTCGCCATGCACACGAACCTCGACAAGAGCGAGGAGGCGCTTGGCCTCGCCGCCTCGCTCCTCAAGCTGTCCCGCACGGGAAGGCTCGTGGAGCCCGATGGCTACGGGGCTTTGCTCGACGCTCAGGGTCTTTCGCTGGGAGAGCTTGCCGACCGAGCCGCAGCGGCCTTCTCGTGCACGCCCGTCGTGTGGGGGAGCGAGAGCCGCAGGCTTGGACGCGTCGCGTTCTGCTCTGGTTCGCTGGGCTCCCTTGGCTCTTTCGCCGTCTCCCAAGGCGTCGATTGCGTGATTGCTGGGGAGGCCGGTTATCACCGGACGTTGGAGCTGTCGGAGCAGGGCGTTGCCGCTATACTCGTAGGGCACGACGCGTCAGAGCTGCCGTACGTGGGCCTTCTCGCCCAGGTGGTTCGTGACGCCAGACCTGATACGCGCATACACATCTTGGACGAGGGCCTGCGCTGGCACGCGCATGTCACAGAGGGAGGATCACATGTCTGA